Genomic segment of Kibdelosporangium phytohabitans:
TCAACGCGGTCAGCTGGCTGGCGATGTCCGACTGGACGAACACCCGCTCCGGTTTGATGCCCGAGCCGAGCAGCACCGCGAGCATCTCCCGGCTGAGGGCTCTGAGCCGCTGCGGGTTGTACGCCGTCGTCATCGCGTGCATGTCGCTGACGAAGTACAGGTCGTCGTCGGTGCCCTCACGCGCCCACTGGCGGATCGCCCCCAGGTAGTTGCCCAGCTGGGCACGGCCGGACGGGGTGGCGCCGGACAGTCTGGTCATCGTGGTGTCTCCCTCTCGCAACGGTGTGGCCGCCGCCGGGGGACACGAAAAAGGCCGCCCGGTGGGCGGCCTGTGGCTTGTCAGCGCACAGCTGGATGGCCGCCTGTCGCGGCCCACCACATCCCGGTGTTGCTGTGCACGGGCCGAGGGTAGCAGGAGGCGCATAAAGAACGCGTATATGCCGCGCTGTCACGATTCCTCTGGTGCTATGCCGGGCGTACCGTAAATGGCATGTACATCGTGATGCTGGCCTACAAAGCGCCGATAGAAGAGATCGACTATCTACTGCCCGATCATATGGAATGGCTCAGCAAGCACTATGACGCCGGGCACTTCCTGTGCTCCGGCAGGCAGCCGACGCGGATCGGCAGGGTGATCATCACGCGGCCGATGCCCCGCGCGAAGCTGGAAGCCCTGCTGGCCAGCGATCCGCTGGACATGGCGCGCATGGTGCGGCACGAGGTCGTCGAGTTCGAGGCCACGCGCACCGCACCAGAACTCGCCAGGGTGAACGAGGCTCTCGCCAGTTAGCCGGAAATTGTCGGCACCGTGACGACGGTACTGCTATTCGGTGTGAACCGAACTGCCCGGATCGACCGCCATGCCGGTCCGGGCCGGTCCTGTGAAATGCGCATTTGAATATCTTTTTACCAACGCTGTGCATAATTGAGGCATGACCTGTCTGTTGGTGACGCCGTGGTGGCACAGCCGCGTGCCCGGCCCGTCGGCCGCCGCCGGCTCTGTCGCTCCCACGCGAGTGGTGGACTGGGACCACCCGCTCGTCGCCGGGTTCGCTTCCCGTGTCCCCTCGGGCGAACCAGTCGATCTCCTCCGATCCGCCCACCGGCTCATCGCCTCGGCCGTGCGTCCCGTCTACGCGGTCGAAGACGCGCAACCGGTGTCACGCACCCTGCGCCGCGGCCGTGGCTCGTGCAGTCAGCGCCTTGCGGTGCTGGAAGCCGTCGCTCGCGCGTCCGGCATTCCCACGCGGGTTCGTGGCCTCGTGGTCGACGGTCGCTTCTGGTACCCGCGCTTCCGGCGGTTGCGTTCGCTGGTGCCGTCCGAGGTCGTGCTGGCGTGGCCGGAGTTCCGTGTGGACGGCGGCTGGCTCGGTGTCGCCGAGCTGTTCGGGGACCTCGCGTCGCGCGGCACGTGCGGTGCGTTCACCAACGCCGACGGGGAAACGCTTTTCGACGCCCTCTCGCGCACGGCCGTCGACTGGGACGGTGTGACGGGAACGTCATGTGATCTCTCCGCGCGGATCCTGGCCGATCTGGGCAGGTTCTCGTCGCGAGATGAACTCTTCGCGACCCACGGGCAAACCCTGTGCGCGCCGTCGCGGCTGATGGCGGATCCGGTGCTGGGCCGGTGGTCGCCACGCTGCTAGGCGGCGGCGGCCTTGGCCTTGCGCAACGCCAGTACCGGGCACTTGCCGCAGCGGTCCTTGGACTTGCAGCACTTCTTCTTGACCTTGCCCGCCTTCATCAGGTTGCGCACGGTTTCCGCGGGCGTCTTGCCCACGTACTTGGCTTTGATCTTCTTCTTGCCCACGCGCGTGCTCCAACCTCGGGTTTCGAGTCGAAGTAAGGCTAGGTTGTCCTTCCTTGATCCTCCCTGTGCGGCTGGTCACACCGATGGTCAGGGTAACCTTTTGGATGGGCCTCGTCCGCACAGGAGCGCGGGGCCATTCCCGTTACCGAGGTACAGGAGCTCTCGCGTGCCCGCATCAGCCACTGCCAGCAGGACCAGGACGGACCTGCGCAACGTCGCGATCGTGGCGCACGTCGACCACGGCAAGACCACTCTCGTCGACGCCATGCTGCGCCAGTCCGGCGCGTTCGCGGAGCGCGCCGAGATGGTCGACCGAGTGATGGACTCCGGCGAACTCGAGCGGGAGAAGGGCATCACGATCCTCGCCAAGAACACGGCGGTCCGCAGGCAGACCCCGGACGGCGCGGTGACCATCAACGTGGTCGACACCCCCGGCCACGCCGACTTCGGTGGCGAGGTCGAGCGCGGCCTGTCCATGGTCGACGGCGTGCTGCTGCTGGTCGACGCCAGCGAGGGCCCGCTGCCGCAGACCCGGTTCGTGCTGCGCAAGGCGCTGGCCGCCGGGCTGCCCGTCGTGCTCGTCGTGAACAAGGTCGACCGCCCGGACGCCCGGATCGCGGAGGTCGTCAGCGAGAGCCACGACCTGCTGCTCGACCTCGCGGGCGACCTGGAGCTGGAAGACCTCGACGCCGTGCTGGACCTGCCGGTCGTCTACGCCTCGGCCCGCGCGGGCCGGGCCTCGCTGGCCCAGCCGGAAGACGGCGGCCTGCCCGACAGCGAGAACCTCGACCCGCTGTTCGACGTGCTGCTCAAGCACATCCCGTCGCCGACCGGCGACCCGGACGCGCCGCTGCAGGCGCTCGTGACCAACCTGGACGCCTCCAGCTTCCTCGGCCGGATCGCGCTCTGCCGCATCCACGCCGGCAAGCTGCGCAAGGGCCAGACCGTGGCGTGGTGCCGCGCGGACGGCACGGTCGCCAACGTCCGCATCGCCGAGCTGCTGATCACCGAGGCGCTCGACCGCGTGCCCGGTGAGCAGGCCGAAGCCGGTGACCTCGTGGCCATCTCCGGCATCCCGGACATCACCATCGGCGACACCCTCGCCGACGTGGACAACCCCGTCCCGCTGGCCCGGATCACGGTCGACGAGCCCGCGATCGCGATGACCATCGGTGTGAACACCTCGCCGCTGGCCGGCCGCAACGGCGGTACCAAGCTGACCGCCCGCGTGCTCAAGGCCCGCCTCGATGCCGAGCTCGTCGGCAACGTGAGCATCAAGGTCCTGCCGACCGAGCGCCCGGACACGTGGGAGGTCCAGGGCCGTGGCGAGCTGGCGCTGGCCATCCTGGTCGAGACCATGCGCCGGGAGGGTTTCGAGCTGACCGTCGGCAAGCCGCAGGTGGTCACCCGGACCGTCGACGGCAAGCTGTGCGAGCCGTTCGAGCGGCTGACCATCGACGCGCCGGAGGAGCACCTCGGCTCGATCACGCAGCTCGCCGCCGCCCGCAAGGGCAAGCTGGAGCACATGGGTGGGCACGGCACCGGCCGGATCCGCGTCGAGTACGTGATCCCGGCCCGCGGCCTGATCGGCTTCCGCACCGAGTTCCTGACCGAGACCCGCGGTACCGGCATCGCCAACCACGTGTTCGAGGGCTACTTCCCGTGGGTGGGCGAGCTGCGCACCCGCCACAGCGGCTCGCTGGTCGCCGACCGGACCGGCCCGATCACCGCGTACGCGATGATCCAGCTGGCCGACCGCGGCACGTTCTTCGTCGAGCCCGGCCAGGACTCCTACGAGGGCATGGTCGTCGGCGAGAACCCGCGCGCCGAGGACCTCGACGTGAACGTGGCCAGGGAGAAGAAGCTCACCAACATGCGTTCGTCCACCGGTGACGAGCTCGAGCGCCTCGCCCGGCCCCGC
This window contains:
- a CDS encoding YciI family protein, whose amino-acid sequence is MYIVMLAYKAPIEEIDYLLPDHMEWLSKHYDAGHFLCSGRQPTRIGRVIITRPMPRAKLEALLASDPLDMARMVRHEVVEFEATRTAPELARVNEALAS
- a CDS encoding transglutaminase domain-containing protein; its protein translation is MTCLLVTPWWHSRVPGPSAAAGSVAPTRVVDWDHPLVAGFASRVPSGEPVDLLRSAHRLIASAVRPVYAVEDAQPVSRTLRRGRGSCSQRLAVLEAVARASGIPTRVRGLVVDGRFWYPRFRRLRSLVPSEVVLAWPEFRVDGGWLGVAELFGDLASRGTCGAFTNADGETLFDALSRTAVDWDGVTGTSCDLSARILADLGRFSSRDELFATHGQTLCAPSRLMADPVLGRWSPRC
- the typA gene encoding translational GTPase TypA, yielding MPASATASRTRTDLRNVAIVAHVDHGKTTLVDAMLRQSGAFAERAEMVDRVMDSGELEREKGITILAKNTAVRRQTPDGAVTINVVDTPGHADFGGEVERGLSMVDGVLLLVDASEGPLPQTRFVLRKALAAGLPVVLVVNKVDRPDARIAEVVSESHDLLLDLAGDLELEDLDAVLDLPVVYASARAGRASLAQPEDGGLPDSENLDPLFDVLLKHIPSPTGDPDAPLQALVTNLDASSFLGRIALCRIHAGKLRKGQTVAWCRADGTVANVRIAELLITEALDRVPGEQAEAGDLVAISGIPDITIGDTLADVDNPVPLARITVDEPAIAMTIGVNTSPLAGRNGGTKLTARVLKARLDAELVGNVSIKVLPTERPDTWEVQGRGELALAILVETMRREGFELTVGKPQVVTRTVDGKLCEPFERLTIDAPEEHLGSITQLAAARKGKLEHMGGHGTGRIRVEYVIPARGLIGFRTEFLTETRGTGIANHVFEGYFPWVGELRTRHSGSLVADRTGPITAYAMIQLADRGTFFVEPGQDSYEGMVVGENPRAEDLDVNVAREKKLTNMRSSTGDELERLARPRKLGLEEALEFCASDECVEVAPSIIRVRKLILDSTQRARARSRAKTQG